The stretch of DNA CAATGAGCTGTTCGCCGCGCTTTCCGACACCATCGCCACCGTGCTGCGTGGTCGCGTGGAACTCGGTAAATACCCGATGAAGCCGAAGCCCGACGCACTTGACGCGCATGATGCCGTAGCCGACGCGATCGCCAAGGGGGATCCTGAACGTGCACGCAGCGCCATGCTCGACATCGTCGACGAAGTGGCACGTGCCTTCAATTTCTTCTGATTTTCGAATCAGCATTGCTTTTTTCGTAGACTCTGAAGAAGAATGCAATTGCGATTACTATGCGGTCGACTCTTGCCATGCGTGACTTTTCAGACGTAAGTTGACATCGGAAATACGGCATGAAGGCAGCTGTTTTCCGAAAAACAGGCAAAAGTTAAGCAGTAAAACAGAAGACGGTAGCAATCGCATGAACGTGCATCGCAGCAGAGTGGTGGTCGTCGATACGGGGCATGTCGGCATGACGTGTTCCTGAGTTTGCCGGTTGCTGTTGATGGCAATGGCGTTGGCGATTTCGTCAATCTGTATTTGACCGACGATGAAACGGCGAAATTCCACCGCTGCGACCTTGTCATCGACCGGTTGCAGAAGGTTGAAAATTCTGGTTTTTGCGGTTAAAAATAGTCGTTATTACTGTTCTCTTTTGCTGCGATATTAGTGGAAGAAAACCGATTAATCAATTGACTTCGCAGCTGGGATAATTCCTGCGCGTTTACACCCCAGTTGTGCACTAAATCGCAGGAAGGATACTCAAACAGGGCTGCGGCGAGGTCGGAGGTGCGCTCGCAAATCATCCTCTTATTGACAGGGTTGTAATACACGTCAAAATCGCCAATACGACCGCACTTATGCAAATCAGTCATAGAAACGGACATAGCCGAACACTTCCTGCCATGTCATGACGATGTCTGGGGCGACAGAACGAAGGAAGTCAGTGATACCTCGTATTTCCTTTGCAGACATATCTGGGCTAGCCTTTTCCATACGAACGTCACCATTCTGTAAAATCCAGAATTTTGCGGCAGCTGGAGATTGTTTGCCCCGTGCAACATGCACATGAATAGGCTCATTGCTTTCGTTGACCCAGAAATAAATGAGGAAACCGCCGATTCTATACAGCCCAGGCATGGTCAACGCCCCCGTGTTGTGCATAATCCATGATGGATTTCATACCCCGTACTGCACTAATGAGAAAGGCAGCAGCTTGACTGTCGCTGAATCCTTTATTTTCAATAATGCGGCCTTCTGGGATGGAAACCTCTAGATGTCGATCGTCTTTGTCGAAGAACACGAGAACGTTGTGCCCAGGCGTCAAATCAGAATGAGTGACCTTAACTCCGTCTCCGGTTTCGTAATAATCGAAGATGCGCATGCTGACCTCCTTGCTATTTCTATTGTAGGGCGGAAGTGTGGTCCCGTTAAGTGTGAAAACATAAAGGAGGCGGGCGTGTGTATACGGGCGGGTAATGGCTGAATCCGCAATTGAATGGTTTTACAGAACTCTGCCAACGTTTCTTTCGGCAAATATGAAGACGTCGGAGGGTTCCCTTTGGCGGCTTGGAGCCTTCCTTGTTGCCGGGAGAAAGCTTCTCCATGATGGCAAAATGCGCATGTAGAATCAATCGGTTGTGGCGATTGAATCTACATGCGCATTTAGTAGACAAGTACTACTTGCGGGTGGGGTCTTTTTGCAGGAAGAGGAAGATGAGGGCGACGATCAGCAGGATTGCGATCGAAAGCACGCCCACCGAAGCGTTGCCGGTGATCGACGTGGTGGTGGCCACGAGGAAGGTGCCGATGATCGAGGCGGTTTTGCCGAAAATATCGTAGAAACCGTAATATTCGTTGGCACGATTCTTTGGAATGATCTTGCCGTAATACGAGCGTGACAACGCCTGAATACCACCTTGGAACAAGCCGACAAGAATCGCAAGAATCCAGAATTCTGTAGCGGAACGCAAGAAGAACGCGGCGAACAGCACAATGCAGATATAAGCGATCACAGCGGTGGTGATCATGGTTTTTGCGCCAAAACGCCCAGCCAGCTTGCCGTACGCGATTGCGCTCGGGAATGCCACGAACTGCGTGACCAGCAGCGCCATTACCAGATGCGTAGAGTCGATGCCTAACTGCGTGCCGTATGAGGTGCTCATGGAAATCACCGTGTTCACCGCGTCAATATAGAAGAAGAACGCAATCATGAACATCCACAACGGCTTGTTCTTGCGGATTGCACGAAAAGTGGAGCCGAGCTCTGCGAATGTGCCGCGGATGGCCTCACCGGTCTGACCCGCGGTAGCGCGGTAATGCACCTGCTTATAGCTGGTGAGCAGCGGAATGGTGAACGCCACCCACCACAATGCGGTGATTACGAACGAAGCACGCGTGCATGCCACCGTGGACCATCCAAACAACGACGGACCGCCGAAAATCAGCGCGATACAGGCGATGAACGGAATCGTGGAGCCAATATAGCCCCATGCGAAACCATGCGAGGACACGCGGTCCATACGTTCATTCGACGTGATATCGACCAGCATGGAATCGTAGAACGTGAGCGAACCGTTCAGGCCGACCGTGGCGAGAATGCACACCACCAAGAAAACGAGCCAGCTGAGCGGCAGTGCCATCGCACAGCAGGCGACCACGCCAGTCAGGAAGAATCCGGTGAAGAACTTCACCTTCATGCCCTGCACGTCGGCCATGGACCCGAGCACAGGCATCATCACCGCGATGATTAGTGATGCGATGGTCTGTGCGTACCCCCATGTCGACACGATATTCGATTGGCCGGCGGACTGCAGCAGCGAGTTCGCGTAGATTGGCACGACGGCGGTCGACAGCATCACGAATGCGGAATTGCCGACATCGTAGACGATCCACTTTTTTTCGCGGGTGGTGAGTTTTGCGTTGGGTTCCGGCAGATTTTCTGCGGATGTTGCGGCTGTCTCAGAAGCTACGGGCATGGAAGTTGCGGCGGGCGCAGTTGTGGGCGCTGTTGCGCGTTCAGACATGATTGTTGACTCTTTCGAATAAACCGTCAATTCACTGTTGTATACACTACAGTTCATCTTAAATGGACGTAAGGGATGCGCTCTGCCGTTACGCATGAACAATGCATGAACATTGCGACTGATGTGTGATTGATGTTCAGCTATTTTGAACAAGCGCCATGATTCCGGGGAATCCAAGACGATTTCTATCCACAGGTTTACGATCTGGTTTGCGATTGGCTGGGGCTGGTTGTATAGTTGAGAAGTTGTGTGTTCTGCCGTGCATTCAGTTGCATGGTGTCGAATGCGCAGACTTGCAAGTCAATAGTAATTTATAGGGAGTCCATTATGGCAGCTCGTTGCGCAGTGTGCGGCAAGGGACCGCAGACCGGTTTCACCGTTTCGCACTCACATATTCGCAATAAGCGCACCTTCCGCCCGAACCTGCAGCCGGTTCGCACCACCATCGACGGCGAGAACGTTCGCGTTCGCGTTTGCGTCAAGTGCATCAAGGCTGGCAAGGTTCAGCGCGTTGAAGCGTGAATCGCGAAATAACAGCTTGAAACCCCGGTAGACCACTGGTCGCCGGGGTTTTGCTTTATGCGCCCAGGTCTTGAGCGTACGGATTGTTCCAGTGGGTGGGGAATTTTGCCCGCTGAAGCCGTATCTGTCGGCATAAATGGGGAGAATGGTGCGTTATGAGCACCACACTGGAAACACCGATTTCATCAATCGAAAGCAACCGCCGCAGGGTTGGCGCGCTGAAATCGCTTGGCGTGGTGTCCGTAGGCGACGCCCTGACCTACTATCCGTTCCGCGTAACCGACCCCGTTCCAGCACACGCACTGCACGAGGCGAAAATCGGGGAGAAAATGGCATTCGCCGCGCACGTGCTCGAAACGCGCGTTTTCCCCATGGCTCGTCGTGGCTTCCGTCTGATCGCAACAGTCGCCGACGATGATTTCGCAGCCCGTCGCAACACCCCAAAATCGTTGGCGTCGCTGGTTTTCTTCTCATATCGCAAATCGTATGTCGACTGGGTGCGGCGCAAATTGCACACGGGAGCGCTGCTGGTCGTCGCAGGCGAGCCAAGCGTGTATGACAATCGTTTGCAATTCACGCATCCCGACCTGCTTACCATCAATCCCATGCAATCGCAGGCAGAAAGCGGGGAATGGAATGACGGTTTCGGCGATCCTGCAAATCCGCCGCTTGGTAATCTGAAATACGATGCGCAAACGGTTGATGAAGCATTGAAACGAGTCTGCCGTCCGCGACCGGTATATCATGCGAATTCCAGGATTTCCAGCGAACATATTCACGAATCGGTATTGAAATACATGGATGCGTTGCGTGGAAGCGAGTATTTGCCAGCGCAAACGGCAAATAATTCCTCAGGTAATATCGCACAAGAAGGGGAGTTTGACGCTCCTCAAATAGATCGTGAAGTGCAGATTGAATCATTGTCTGTTGCTATTCCCGACATTATTCCGGAAGATTTTCGTGAGAAATATGGGCTTATGCATCGCGCTGAAGCATTCATGGCGATTCATGATCCGGTCGATCGCAAGAATTTCGACAACGCCCTGCAAACGTTGCGATACGAGGAAGCTCTGATCTGCCAGACCGCACTCGTCAAAACACGCGACGCATCACGCAAAAACAAGGCGACCGCATGTTCCGTAACGCGGTTGAAAGACGATTTCATTGCCTCGCTGCCGTTTGCTCTGACGAGCGGTCAAAGACAGGTTATTACCGATATTTCCGCCGATATGACGCGTGACTACCCCATGCAACGATTACTGCAGGGCGAGGTTGGATCCGGCAAAACCGTGGTCGCGGTCGCAGCCATGATGCAGGCTGTGGGATCAGGCGGGCAGGCCGTGCTTGTAGCGCCAACGCAGGTTCTTGCCGAACAGCATTATGCGAGCATTTCCAAAATGGTGGCGAAATTGACGGATGCAGATAATAAAACAGCTTCCAGAATCCGAGAAAATACTGCGACAACGCAAGTGCCAACATACCAACAAACTGGGGAATCCACACAACAAACTATCAACAATAATGCTGTGGATAAAGGTGCACAACTCGTCGACCTGCTTGACATAGCCGAAATTTCCAATGTGGATAACTCAAATAACGACGATTTGATTACATTGCGAAGTGAGCAATCGCATATTTTCGATGCAAAAAAAGCGGGTATTCCAAGCAAGGGGAACGATGTATTCGGCACAAAAGATGGGGAAATTCCCGTATTTCTTCTTACGGGAGGCATGCGACTTGCCGAACGCCGCCGCGTACTCGCCGCAGCCGCATCAGGCATGCCCTGCATCGTCGTGGCGACGCACGCCGCATTTTCCAAGAGTTTCCAAGCACCGAACCTCACGTTGGCGGTAATCGACGAACAGCATCGCTTCGGCGTGGAGCAACGCGAATCGTTGAATTCCAAGGGGGCTACTGCGCCGCATCTGCTGGTCATGACGGCCACGCCGATTCCGCGCACCGCAGCCATGACCTGGTTCGGCGATCTTGATATTTCCGCGCTGACCGAACTTCCTGGCGGCCGCAAGCCGATTCGCACATTCGTGGTGCCGGAAAGCAATGCGTCGCTGATGAGCGAAATGTTCGCCCTGATCCGTAAGCGCATTGATGCGGGGGAGCGCGCCTACGTGGTCTGCCCGCGCATCGACGACGATTCCGAAAATGCGGACGACGCGTTGGCGGAGTCGGCTGCTTCAAACTCGAAAACTACGGGCTCGCCGATTCCCACCTTTGATGAAGCATACGATCTTGGAGAAGACGACGAACAGCGCGCGCAACGCCCCCCGTTGCATTCCGTCGCAGAAATCGTGGAGCGTCTGCGATCGTTGCCGCAATTCAAAGGCATTCGATTCGCAACATTGACTGGGCGCGACGATGACGCCACAAAATCGCAGGTTATGGCCGATTTTGAAGCCGGTATAACGCCGATTCTGGTGGCGACCACGGTGATTGAGGTCGGCGTGGACGTTGCGAAAGCCAGTTGCATCGTGATTTTCGACGCGGATCGGTACGGACTTTCGCAATTGCACCAGTTGCGAGGGCGCGTTGGCCGTGGCGGCACTGATTCGGGAGCTTTCCTGATTTCGCGTGCGCCTGCGGACAGTGATGCCGCCCGCCGTCTTGACGTGATTCAGGGCACGTTGGATGGTGCCGAAATCGCACAGGCCGATTTGGAATTCCGCGGAGCCGGCGACGTGCTCGGAGATGCGCAATCCGGCGGAAAAACGGGATTGAAGCTGCTGCGCGTGGTCAAGGATGTGAAGATCATCGAACAGGCACGGGCCGAGGCCACTCAGCTTGTTGCGGCTGATCCCGATTTGCTTGGATCTGTGCAGTTGGCTGGAGCGGTATTGGATTTCACGCGCGGTAACGAAATGTTCCTGACCAGCAATTAGTTTGGCACGCCTAGAAAAGCCGGGCACACCTAAATTAAGCCCACCACGCTAAAGTAGTGCGTATGCGCGTAATTTCAGGACGATTCAAAGGTGTGGCATTGACCACGCCGAAGTCGGGTACCCGACCGACTACAGATCGCACCAAAGAGGCGATTTTCTCACACCTTGATTCATGGGGAGTGTTGGACGATGCCCGCGTGCTCGATTTGTTTGCAGGAACCGGCGCTTTGGGCATCGAAGCATTGAGCCGTGGCGCACGAGAGCTGGTGGCGGTGGAATCATCCGCTCCGGCGGCCGCATTGATCGCGCAGACGCTGACCGCGTTGAAGCATAACCGTTCGTGGGAACATGGCATGAGCGCCCGCGTGGTGAAGGCCCGCGCGGAAAAATACGCGGCTTCAGCTTCGGCCGTTGAACCGTTCGACATGGTGTTCATTGACCCGCCGTACGCCTTCGAAACGAATGATTGCAACCAGCTGCTCGCCGATCTTGCCAGCCGTGAACTGACCTCCAGCAACACGGTGATCATGCTGGAACGATCCACCCGTTCCGAAGCTCCCACGGCCCCCGCGAACTGGGAAATCACCGATCGGCGCGACTATGGCGAAACCGCCGTCTACTACATTGAACCCAGCGAGCCAATCTCTGATAACGGTCAGCAATAATCGCAGGAAAAACTTGCGATTATTCCGTGTAAAAACAAGCGTTTGAAAGCTAGCGTTTGCGCGGGTGAGCGGCGGAAACCTCCCAACCGAGCGCCATTAACGTCTTGCGATCGGCTTTGTCAAGCTTGGCGCAATCCAACGCTTCGATCAGATCCGGACGCAACTCGTCGGTTTTCTGGAGCGCCTCATCACGGCGGAAACGATCCACTTTCGCATGATTGCCGGAAAGCAACACGTCCGGAACCTTGATGCCACGCCATTCCGCGGGCTTCGTGTACTGGCGGTGCTCCAGCAGCGCGTTCTCGCCCGTATACGATTCCTCAACAATCGATTCCGCGTTGCCCATAAAACCGGGCAGCAGTCGCGTAATCGCTTCCAACATGACCGAAACCGCGACCTCACCGCCGTTCAACACGTAATCGCCGATCGAATATTCGCGCACGTCAATGCCTTGCGCGCGGTAATACTGCGGAATGCGCGCGTCATACCCTTCGTAACGGCCGCAGCCGAACAGCAGATGATCGGCATGGCTCAGTTCCGTCGCATCCTGTTGTGTGAACAGTGGGGCGGAAGGATTCGGAAAAATCAGCACAGGACCTGCGGAAGATTGTGCAATATCAGTTTTTTCGGAATTCTCAGAATCTGCAGAAGATTGTGCAGTGCCGGAATCTGCAGTATCGCAGGAATCCGCAGAATCCTCAATATTTTCCGTATTCTCAACTACCGCCGGCTCAAGCTGCAGCAGCTCGTCAAGACACTCGCTCCACACTTCCGGCTTCATCACCATGCCCGCGCCACCGCCGACAGGAGTGTCGTCGACGGAATGATGCACGTCGTGCGTCCAATCGCGCAAATTATGGGCGGTCACTTCCACAAGACCTTTCGCCTGCGCTTTGCCGAGCAGACTGAGGTTCAGCACTTCGAAATATTCCGGGAAAACGGACACGATATCAATCTTCATAATGATTCCAGAATACCGGTATGTCTGCCAAATAGCGGAAAACAAAAGGTGGGCATGGAATCCAATGCCCACCTAATAAGTAATTGCGATCACAGACCCGGAATAAGTCCTCCGGGCGGATCGAGGGTCAGATAGCCCTCTTCGAGGTCGATGTCTGGCACGAGCTCGTCCACAAACGGCACAAGCGCGCTGTTCTCAACCACAACGCCGTCGGCATCCTTCACTGGATTGGCGAGACGAATCTTCAGCAGCCATTGGGCCACTTCTATCACGTCAACGACTTTGCCGACCACCACGCCCGGTTCGAGACCAAGCATATTGTCTTCAGCCAGTCGCGCCTCAAGACCGATGAGGTCTTTCGGATACCACTCGTCGGCTTCAAGCATGTCTTCCAGATCGTCCGCCTCGCCATACAGCACAATGCCGTTGGCCGCTTCGGACTGGTCGCGGTTGTCAATGCCTTCGAACTTGATAATCCAACGGTTCTTGAAGGTACGGGAGTTCTCCACCACATACTCTTCTTCGCCGTCTTTCGTGTACAACACAGCACCGGGAGCGAACCGGTATTCCGGTTCGTCCGTAAAGATCTGCACGGTGACTTCGCCTTTGAGTCCCTGCGCACGCCCGATACGACAGACCCTCAGCAGCTCGGGCTGTTGAGGGTCGTCAGAATGCATATCACGCACCACGCTAGGATCTCACCTGCGCACGTCCATGATGTCGACGCGCACCTTGTGGTCGGCCAGTGCCTGCACCACGGTGCGAATCGCATTTGCCGTGCGTCCGCTGCGTCCGATGACGCGACCGATGTCTTCCGGGTTGACGCGCACGCGAATGAGTTCGCCACGCGCGTTCTCATGGGACTTCACAGAAACATCATCGGGGAAATCGACGATGTTCTTAATCAGATGTTCCACAGCCTGGGCGAGCATGATCACTCAGCTTCCGCAGCCGGCTCTTCAGCCGGAGCTTCCTCGGTAGCGGCGGCTTCGGCTTCAGCCTTGGCCTTGGCTTCAGCTTCGGACTTTGCAGCCTTCAGCTTCTGAGCCTGGGACTCAACGGCCTCAACGCGAGCGGCGGCATCCGGGCCGGACTCAACGGTCTTCAGGGTGCCTTCAGCACCTTCAAGGCCCTTGAACTTCTGCCAGTCGCCGGTGATCTTCAGCAGGTTCAGCACCTGTTCGGTCGGCTGGGCGCCGACGCCGAGCCAGTACTGAGCGCGCTCGGAATCGATAACGATGGTCGAAGGCTGGGTGTTCGGGTTGTAGGTACCGATCTCTTCGATGGCGCGGCCATCACGCTTGGTACGGGAATCCATGATCACCACGCGGTAGAACGCGTAGAACTTCTTACCCATGCGCTTCAGACGAATCTTGGTTGCCAAAATGGCTCTCCTTGTATAACTAGGGGTGTGCGTTTCGTTTTCTGTGTGGGGCACGGAATCCGAAACCCACGTGTTCCTCACGTCACGCGATAGTTAGAGGGCCTCGCGCGCGCGAATAACTTGACGATTATAACCGTGGGGTACGGACGGATGGGTCTTAGGATGTTTCCCGCTCTACGCGACTTTCCGAACCCATGCAAAACCGGGAAGCCGTTTGTCTGATTCTGCGGAAACGGTCAATTATGCGGCGAATATGAGGCTTTGAATGACCGAATCGGCAGAATCGGACATTTGCTGGCATTCGTGAGATGTTTGCGTGGGTCTACATGGCGGAATCGTCGGAATCAGGCAGGCTGGCTACACTTGGAGGTTCCGAGTTTGCGTATGTCCGTTCGAAGTGAACGGTTTGCATAGGGGGAGTTGCCTGAATGATTATCGCGCTTTGGATTGCGTTGATTATTTGCGTTGTATGGATTGCGCTTGGCGAGATGCCGGCTGGTTGGGATGGTCATTTGCCGCTGCCGTACTTGATTGCGTTGATTCCGTTGCTGTGGATTCCGACGCTTGTGATCGCCGTCGCCGGTTTCGCGTTGCATGAGCCGGCTCTCGGGGGAGTCGCTGCGGCGGTCTGTTTTGCGTCGCTGCTGCGCAAAATCGCATATTGGATGGAAAATCTCAATTCTCCCAATACTGCGCAGAAAGTCGCCGAAAAACTTGCGGAAAAGCGTGAAACATCTCGTGAAACAAGCAATGAAGCTGTTGTGGAATCCGCGAAACATGGCCGTTTCCGTGTGATGACGTTGAACTGTCGATTTGGTCGCGCCAACGCTGCGGCAATCGTCAGTGCGGTCAAAAAACATGATATTG from Bifidobacterium catenulatum PV20-2 encodes:
- the trmD gene encoding tRNA (guanosine(37)-N1)-methyltransferase TrmD encodes the protein MKIDIVSVFPEYFEVLNLSLLGKAQAKGLVEVTAHNLRDWTHDVHHSVDDTPVGGGAGMVMKPEVWSECLDELLQLEPAVVENTENIEDSADSCDTADSGTAQSSADSENSEKTDIAQSSAGPVLIFPNPSAPLFTQQDATELSHADHLLFGCGRYEGYDARIPQYYRAQGIDVREYSIGDYVLNGGEVAVSVMLEAITRLLPGFMGNAESIVEESYTGENALLEHRQYTKPAEWRGIKVPDVLLSGNHAKVDRFRRDEALQKTDELRPDLIEALDCAKLDKADRKTLMALGWEVSAAHPRKR
- a CDS encoding RNA-binding protein, which codes for MLAQAVEHLIKNIVDFPDDVSVKSHENARGELIRVRVNPEDIGRVIGRSGRTANAIRTVVQALADHKVRVDIMDVRR
- a CDS encoding ATP-dependent DNA helicase RecG, with translation MSTTLETPISSIESNRRRVGALKSLGVVSVGDALTYYPFRVTDPVPAHALHEAKIGEKMAFAAHVLETRVFPMARRGFRLIATVADDDFAARRNTPKSLASLVFFSYRKSYVDWVRRKLHTGALLVVAGEPSVYDNRLQFTHPDLLTINPMQSQAESGEWNDGFGDPANPPLGNLKYDAQTVDEALKRVCRPRPVYHANSRISSEHIHESVLKYMDALRGSEYLPAQTANNSSGNIAQEGEFDAPQIDREVQIESLSVAIPDIIPEDFREKYGLMHRAEAFMAIHDPVDRKNFDNALQTLRYEEALICQTALVKTRDASRKNKATACSVTRLKDDFIASLPFALTSGQRQVITDISADMTRDYPMQRLLQGEVGSGKTVVAVAAMMQAVGSGGQAVLVAPTQVLAEQHYASISKMVAKLTDADNKTASRIRENTATTQVPTYQQTGESTQQTINNNAVDKGAQLVDLLDIAEISNVDNSNNDDLITLRSEQSHIFDAKKAGIPSKGNDVFGTKDGEIPVFLLTGGMRLAERRRVLAAAASGMPCIVVATHAAFSKSFQAPNLTLAVIDEQHRFGVEQRESLNSKGATAPHLLVMTATPIPRTAAMTWFGDLDISALTELPGGRKPIRTFVVPESNASLMSEMFALIRKRIDAGERAYVVCPRIDDDSENADDALAESAASNSKTTGSPIPTFDEAYDLGEDDEQRAQRPPLHSVAEIVERLRSLPQFKGIRFATLTGRDDDATKSQVMADFEAGITPILVATTVIEVGVDVAKASCIVIFDADRYGLSQLHQLRGRVGRGGTDSGAFLISRAPADSDAARRLDVIQGTLDGAEIAQADLEFRGAGDVLGDAQSGGKTGLKLLRVVKDVKIIEQARAEATQLVAADPDLLGSVQLAGAVLDFTRGNEMFLTSN
- the rpmB gene encoding 50S ribosomal protein L28 codes for the protein MAARCAVCGKGPQTGFTVSHSHIRNKRTFRPNLQPVRTTIDGENVRVRVCVKCIKAGKVQRVEA
- a CDS encoding DUF4160 domain-containing protein, translating into MPGLYRIGGFLIYFWVNESNEPIHVHVARGKQSPAAAKFWILQNGDVRMEKASPDMSAKEIRGITDFLRSVAPDIVMTWQEVFGYVRFYD
- the rsmD gene encoding 16S rRNA (guanine(966)-N(2))-methyltransferase RsmD, which translates into the protein MRVISGRFKGVALTTPKSGTRPTTDRTKEAIFSHLDSWGVLDDARVLDLFAGTGALGIEALSRGARELVAVESSAPAAALIAQTLTALKHNRSWEHGMSARVVKARAEKYAASASAVEPFDMVFIDPPYAFETNDCNQLLADLASRELTSSNTVIMLERSTRSEAPTAPANWEITDRRDYGETAVYYIEPSEPISDNGQQ
- the rimM gene encoding ribosome maturation factor RimM (Essential for efficient processing of 16S rRNA), producing MHSDDPQQPELLRVCRIGRAQGLKGEVTVQIFTDEPEYRFAPGAVLYTKDGEEEYVVENSRTFKNRWIIKFEGIDNRDQSEAANGIVLYGEADDLEDMLEADEWYPKDLIGLEARLAEDNMLGLEPGVVVGKVVDVIEVAQWLLKIRLANPVKDADGVVVENSALVPFVDELVPDIDLEEGYLTLDPPGGLIPGL
- the rpsP gene encoding 30S ribosomal protein S16, with the protein product MATKIRLKRMGKKFYAFYRVVIMDSRTKRDGRAIEEIGTYNPNTQPSTIVIDSERAQYWLGVGAQPTEQVLNLLKITGDWQKFKGLEGAEGTLKTVESGPDAAARVEAVESQAQKLKAAKSEAEAKAKAEAEAAATEEAPAEEPAAEAE
- a CDS encoding MFS transporter — its product is MPVASETAATSAENLPEPNAKLTTREKKWIVYDVGNSAFVMLSTAVVPIYANSLLQSAGQSNIVSTWGYAQTIASLIIAVMMPVLGSMADVQGMKVKFFTGFFLTGVVACCAMALPLSWLVFLVVCILATVGLNGSLTFYDSMLVDITSNERMDRVSSHGFAWGYIGSTIPFIACIALIFGGPSLFGWSTVACTRASFVITALWWVAFTIPLLTSYKQVHYRATAGQTGEAIRGTFAELGSTFRAIRKNKPLWMFMIAFFFYIDAVNTVISMSTSYGTQLGIDSTHLVMALLVTQFVAFPSAIAYGKLAGRFGAKTMITTAVIAYICIVLFAAFFLRSATEFWILAILVGLFQGGIQALSRSYYGKIIPKNRANEYYGFYDIFGKTASIIGTFLVATTTSITGNASVGVLSIAILLIVALIFLFLQKDPTRK